The following coding sequences lie in one Leptospira inadai serovar Lyme str. 10 genomic window:
- a CDS encoding PDZ domain-containing protein: MKLRLVLRSVYTFLILFFVPSLFIEARSNGEFSVLVHFRKYSHHNPFQKGIPFQKRIPAIRLDERTALALLKPGDIPLFAELHPDESAGRKAYFEKVDVETGLGILILPEDVGRSRKRIPISYLEHLHRGSKACGSYFTNQEWGSLDNSKTLLPLTKIVKREEGESVRKFLFSHGVVCGFTDGFWNAGSDLLRRFYTHRYSSVSPFPHPGFAADTSLTPAEENYYFPKGSVGVVVSEVLPGIGPMHNLFPGDAILSINGISVASKDKQRLYDLILTRHGATLNTGDSVDLVLYRDGRRREVIYRLKPYSEDSFLIPERIDKGAPRYLISGGLLFTEFTRAYLKEFGEKYKSSAERKLVYLADSFSRKLHPEKRRIVLLSRTFPDEKNRSYQEFQDLILESVNDKTVDSIEGLKALLQDTKDDFYVFRFSGNRIVVFGKDEAKELDTRIKSLYSLDTLDNVD, from the coding sequence ATGAAACTTCGCCTCGTTTTACGATCCGTTTATACTTTTCTAATCCTATTTTTCGTTCCTTCCCTCTTCATCGAAGCGAGATCGAACGGAGAATTTTCGGTTTTAGTACATTTCAGAAAATACTCGCATCATAATCCGTTTCAAAAAGGAATCCCTTTTCAAAAACGGATTCCTGCGATCCGGTTGGATGAACGAACGGCCTTAGCCCTCCTGAAACCGGGGGATATCCCTCTTTTTGCGGAACTCCACCCGGACGAATCGGCCGGTCGTAAGGCCTATTTCGAGAAAGTGGACGTGGAAACCGGTTTAGGAATTCTGATTCTTCCCGAAGACGTGGGCAGATCTAGAAAAAGAATCCCCATTTCTTATCTGGAGCACCTTCATCGCGGATCAAAAGCCTGCGGCTCGTACTTTACGAATCAAGAATGGGGAAGTCTGGATAATTCCAAGACTTTGCTTCCATTAACCAAAATTGTTAAGCGAGAGGAAGGCGAATCCGTAAGAAAATTTCTCTTCTCTCACGGCGTCGTATGCGGCTTCACCGACGGTTTTTGGAATGCAGGTTCGGATCTACTGCGCAGATTTTACACCCACCGATATTCCTCCGTTTCCCCCTTTCCTCACCCGGGATTCGCGGCGGATACGAGTCTGACTCCGGCCGAGGAAAATTATTACTTTCCGAAAGGAAGTGTGGGCGTGGTCGTATCGGAAGTCCTTCCCGGAATAGGCCCTATGCATAATTTGTTTCCCGGAGACGCGATTCTTTCCATCAACGGAATTTCGGTCGCTTCCAAAGATAAACAGCGTCTATACGATCTTATTCTTACTCGACACGGAGCGACCCTGAATACCGGGGATTCGGTGGATTTGGTTTTATACCGGGACGGACGTCGACGAGAGGTAATTTACCGATTGAAACCGTACAGTGAGGATTCCTTCCTAATACCCGAACGAATCGACAAAGGAGCTCCTAGATATTTGATTTCCGGCGGTCTCTTATTTACGGAATTCACTCGCGCATACCTGAAAGAATTCGGAGAAAAATATAAATCTTCCGCGGAACGAAAATTAGTATATTTGGCGGATAGTTTTTCACGAAAACTTCATCCGGAAAAAAGAAGAATCGTCCTACTCTCCAGAACGTTTCCGGATGAGAAAAACCGTTCCTACCAAGAATTCCAGGATCTTATCTTAGAGTCGGTGAATGATAAAACGGTGGATTCTATCGAAGGACTAAAAGCCTTACTGCAGGATACCAAGGATGATTTTTACGTCTTTCGGTTTTCGGGAAATCGAATCGTGGTTTTCGGAAAAGACGAAGCAAAGGAACTCGATACCCGTATAAAGTCCTTATATTCTTTGGACACCCTAGATAACGTAGATTGA
- a CDS encoding S1C family serine protease has translation MNNIRNSAIYLALSALLFLPESVSTQNTQNGNQDLKNLFGSVVIVRSDSYPDPSDPLEFGDQDLSKDVGSGFIIQGNRILTNAHVVAESKFLKVKHYNSGKYYDAQVEFLGFDCDLALLKVADDEFFMGIEPLEIAEESPSLGSNLLMLGYPEGDENLTLENGVVNRVERLRYSFTGLDYRKVIRVTANILPGYSGGPAVQNGQVAGITFEVSQLQGNTAYLIPPEIVLHFLKDVQDGSYDGFPYAGFTFQNGNSESLKRYLKVPAGLQGILINKVYPDSSFSEVLKQDDFLYKIDDAFLNNEGGLLEFTGRTVVDLIEPHFIGETLTLFFYRNGKHFKVPTQLKKTKSLDMYRDRDAKSFVGGGLMFQSVNRALFGKESQRIEAALRYHYSYFIQDELFRFTERDLILTTLFPDPLNSKYLSYRFKILESINGKTPTDLADFKELWRKYSDSTIVLKFRGVGLPMILDAKTIRTIDARVKKRFDVRPNGNKEEK, from the coding sequence ATGAATAATATTCGAAATTCTGCAATCTACCTGGCCCTCTCTGCCCTCCTATTTCTTCCCGAATCCGTTTCCACGCAAAACACGCAGAACGGCAACCAAGATCTTAAAAATCTGTTCGGCAGCGTGGTGATCGTTCGAAGCGATAGTTATCCCGATCCCTCCGATCCTCTCGAGTTCGGAGATCAGGATTTATCGAAAGACGTGGGTTCGGGTTTCATCATACAAGGGAATAGAATTTTAACGAACGCTCACGTAGTGGCGGAATCCAAATTTTTAAAAGTAAAACATTATAATAGCGGAAAATACTACGATGCTCAAGTGGAGTTTTTGGGCTTCGATTGCGATCTTGCTCTCTTAAAAGTGGCGGACGACGAATTTTTTATGGGAATCGAGCCTCTGGAAATCGCGGAGGAATCCCCTTCCTTAGGAAGTAATTTATTGATGCTTGGGTATCCCGAGGGGGACGAGAATCTTACCCTCGAAAACGGGGTCGTGAATCGAGTCGAGCGGCTTCGATATTCGTTTACCGGCCTGGATTATCGGAAGGTCATTCGGGTCACTGCCAACATTCTTCCGGGTTATTCGGGCGGACCTGCCGTTCAAAACGGTCAGGTTGCGGGAATCACATTCGAGGTCAGCCAGCTGCAAGGGAACACGGCATATCTCATTCCTCCGGAAATCGTTCTCCACTTTTTAAAGGACGTTCAGGACGGTTCGTATGACGGATTTCCGTATGCAGGATTCACGTTTCAAAACGGAAATTCGGAGTCTTTAAAGCGATATTTAAAAGTCCCGGCAGGCTTACAGGGAATCTTAATCAATAAAGTTTATCCGGATTCTTCTTTTTCGGAAGTTTTAAAGCAGGATGATTTCTTGTATAAGATAGACGACGCTTTTTTGAATAACGAAGGAGGTCTTTTGGAATTTACCGGGAGAACGGTCGTCGATTTGATAGAGCCGCATTTTATCGGAGAAACCCTGACTCTTTTCTTTTATCGAAACGGCAAACACTTCAAAGTTCCCACCCAATTAAAGAAAACCAAATCCTTAGACATGTATCGTGATAGGGACGCCAAAAGTTTCGTAGGCGGCGGGCTAATGTTCCAATCGGTAAATCGGGCCTTATTCGGCAAGGAAAGCCAGAGAATCGAAGCCGCATTACGTTATCATTATAGTTATTTTATACAAGACGAGCTCTTCCGATTTACGGAACGGGATCTGATTCTCACAACCCTTTTTCCGGACCCTTTAAATTCCAAATACCTATCCTATCGATTTAAGATTCTAGAATCGATCAACGGAAAGACGCCTACCGATTTAGCGGACTTTAAGGAATTATGGAGGAAATATTCGGACAGTACGATCGTTTTAAAATTTCGGGGCGTGGGTTTACCGATGATATTGGATGCGAAAACGATCCGAACCATCGACGCAAGAGTCAAAAAACGATTCGACGTGCGCCCAAACGGAAACAAGGAGGAAAAATGA
- a CDS encoding LIC11113 family protein: MNLPVRKIIQSFVTPTCLFLIFILSAGDWDRSPSRNFSLLAETGSLQSSSTGTLDDPEFKDGWKKYSKEKDARPLKAWFQSHPDVNIRPCKLSKTLDFEGLQYFSIKCQDEILNGFFYSGKGTISDPDSIDSIRVKGPVKIGKVVYWDLSFSAQDLPSDSSAERLEKPNKRPRLPEKPADNLGLQYFFSIARRPAYRPAPDGKEIFFDSSCPLVFLGKDGDFYWDKAIYFSFQASCIPQSPYSWVRIRADFSGNLVLDNKPSQSLKEGERFLAKLKIQSIEKDKIVWSEAELFHE; this comes from the coding sequence GTGAATCTTCCGGTGCGTAAAATTATCCAGTCGTTTGTCACTCCGACCTGTCTATTCCTGATTTTTATTCTTTCGGCAGGGGATTGGGACCGATCTCCATCCCGTAACTTCTCGCTTTTAGCGGAAACCGGCTCTTTACAAAGTTCCTCAACCGGTACGCTGGATGATCCCGAGTTCAAGGACGGTTGGAAAAAATATTCGAAGGAAAAAGACGCACGACCGCTGAAAGCCTGGTTTCAATCTCACCCGGACGTAAATATTCGTCCATGCAAATTATCGAAGACTCTCGACTTTGAAGGATTACAGTATTTTTCGATCAAATGCCAGGATGAAATTCTGAACGGTTTTTTTTACTCCGGTAAGGGAACGATTTCCGATCCCGATTCGATCGATTCGATTCGAGTAAAAGGTCCGGTGAAAATCGGTAAAGTCGTCTATTGGGATCTGTCTTTTTCCGCCCAAGACCTTCCGTCAGATTCATCCGCAGAACGTTTAGAAAAACCGAATAAACGACCCCGACTCCCTGAAAAGCCTGCCGATAACTTGGGATTACAATATTTTTTTAGTATCGCAAGACGTCCTGCTTACAGACCGGCTCCGGATGGAAAGGAAATTTTCTTCGATTCTTCCTGCCCCCTAGTTTTCTTGGGTAAGGACGGAGATTTTTACTGGGACAAGGCTATTTATTTTTCCTTCCAAGCCAGTTGTATTCCTCAATCACCGTATTCTTGGGTGAGAATCAGAGCGGATTTTTCCGGGAATCTAGTGCTGGATAATAAACCTTCCCAAAGCCTAAAGGAAGGGGAACGCTTTCTCGCGAAACTCAAAATTCAATCCATCGAAAAAGATAAAATCGTCTGGTCCGAAGCCGAGCTATTCCATGAATAA
- a CDS encoding sulfurtransferase, whose protein sequence is MSNWSFLKSDLSDQDLLIDCRSQAQYQEATLKGAYYFPFVKKAFASDPESFKKMLGPLDEILALAKKEGKSRIVVFDEGMGMFAARLTLLLRSAGFVHTYVLDKRWPVEEGTEKGSRELDFGPASKIRKLEGIIDKAFLEKNLTRLQIFDTRTPEEYEGKLPRLTAPEPGSLCGRLPGAFLWDWRMLYDPTGDLVDKTFFNKKLRGFPFMPERTTVIYDYNGARSSLLALMLKEVGYNDVNVYIGSWFEWRKSSLPKQAVNIYGQAGGAGAAPRVGGAERKN, encoded by the coding sequence TTGTCCAATTGGAGCTTTTTAAAATCAGACCTGTCTGATCAGGACTTATTAATCGATTGTCGTTCCCAGGCGCAGTACCAGGAAGCTACTCTGAAAGGAGCATACTATTTTCCTTTCGTGAAGAAGGCTTTCGCATCGGACCCTGAATCTTTCAAGAAGATGCTGGGACCCTTGGATGAAATTCTCGCTTTGGCAAAGAAAGAAGGGAAGTCCCGTATTGTCGTATTTGACGAGGGGATGGGCATGTTCGCCGCTCGCTTAACTTTGCTCTTACGGTCGGCCGGTTTTGTGCATACGTATGTTTTAGACAAACGTTGGCCTGTGGAAGAAGGAACCGAAAAGGGATCGAGGGAACTCGATTTCGGTCCCGCTTCCAAGATTCGCAAATTGGAAGGAATCATCGATAAGGCCTTTCTGGAAAAAAATCTAACTCGACTGCAAATATTCGATACTCGGACTCCAGAGGAATATGAAGGCAAGCTCCCACGCCTTACCGCCCCAGAGCCTGGAAGCTTATGCGGTCGTTTGCCGGGTGCTTTTCTTTGGGATTGGAGAATGTTATACGATCCCACCGGCGATCTAGTCGATAAGACATTCTTTAATAAAAAACTTCGCGGGTTCCCGTTTATGCCGGAACGCACGACCGTTATTTATGATTATAACGGAGCGAGATCCTCCCTTTTGGCTTTGATGTTAAAAGAAGTCGGATACAATGACGTAAACGTTTATATCGGCTCCTGGTTTGAATGGAGAAAATCCAGCTTACCGAAGCAGGCGGTGAATATTTACGGTCAGGCGGGGGGAGCCGGAGCGGCACCCAGAGTCGGTGGAGCGGAACGAAAAAACTAA
- a CDS encoding thiol-disulfide oxidoreductase DCC family protein, translating to MAYAPLELKDYTIVFFDGVCNLCNASVTFLIDIDRKKRLRFASLQSATAQSFLSPSESVDLLGEDASILLYTQGRIFRKSRAILEILRVVGFPWNLGVAGIMIPSPVRDWFYDFVAKRRYHWFGKSDSCRVPTLELQERFLE from the coding sequence ATGGCGTACGCACCGCTTGAGTTGAAAGATTATACGATCGTTTTTTTTGACGGCGTATGCAATCTTTGCAATGCGAGCGTTACATTCCTCATCGACATAGATAGAAAGAAGCGCTTGCGTTTCGCGAGCCTTCAATCGGCTACGGCCCAATCTTTCTTATCCCCGAGCGAATCCGTCGATCTCTTAGGAGAGGACGCGAGCATTCTCCTGTATACGCAAGGCAGGATCTTCCGGAAATCTAGAGCGATTTTAGAGATTCTGCGAGTGGTCGGATTTCCGTGGAATCTTGGGGTTGCCGGAATCATGATTCCGTCACCCGTCCGAGACTGGTTTTATGATTTTGTGGCCAAACGCAGGTATCACTGGTTTGGAAAATCCGATTCCTGCAGAGTTCCCACTCTAGAACTCCAGGAACGATTCTTAGAGTAA
- a CDS encoding M23 family metallopeptidase, giving the protein MAVHKGKDQMKSKIRLTILGILTPLLLVFALKSFANPNLEEVKIDNQYIQTYQGREGIWIVTGKLKDSLDDLYHKFGTSELEVRVLNGIHDSGKIPASEPVFFPYNTNYTRNLLLEDKGREIFNSDSRELIWPLSFKHSRVTSRLGRRWNALHAGVDIACPNGSIVIAAADGLVVDSKRDGGYGLRVVIQHPQINGIQTLYAHNSLLFVKQGDKVKKGQVLALSGNTGHTTGPHVHFEVRYQNVVLNPEHYLPPFLADRDSQVAIAKETIQQ; this is encoded by the coding sequence TTGGCAGTGCATAAAGGAAAGGACCAAATGAAAAGTAAAATCCGCCTAACGATTCTGGGGATCCTAACCCCGCTTCTACTAGTTTTTGCACTCAAATCTTTTGCGAATCCAAATTTAGAAGAAGTAAAAATCGATAATCAATATATCCAAACGTACCAAGGAAGAGAAGGAATTTGGATCGTCACCGGAAAGCTGAAAGACTCATTGGACGATTTATATCATAAATTCGGGACATCCGAATTAGAAGTTCGAGTTCTGAACGGAATTCATGACTCGGGAAAAATTCCCGCTTCCGAGCCCGTATTTTTTCCCTACAATACGAATTATACCCGAAACCTTCTCTTGGAAGACAAGGGACGGGAAATATTCAATTCCGATTCTCGGGAGCTTATCTGGCCTCTTAGTTTTAAACATTCTCGCGTAACGTCCCGACTTGGGAGACGCTGGAACGCCCTGCATGCAGGAGTGGATATCGCCTGCCCGAACGGATCTATCGTCATTGCGGCCGCGGACGGATTAGTCGTTGATTCTAAGAGGGACGGCGGTTACGGTCTAAGAGTCGTGATCCAGCATCCTCAGATCAACGGAATCCAAACATTATACGCTCATAATTCTCTTTTGTTCGTAAAACAGGGAGATAAAGTAAAGAAGGGGCAGGTCCTTGCGCTTTCCGGTAATACCGGTCATACGACCGGTCCTCATGTGCATTTTGAAGTGCGTTACCAGAACGTAGTCTTAAATCCGGAACATTACTTACCACCGTTCTTGGCGGACAGAGACTCTCAAGTCGCCATTGCCAAGGAAACGATCCAACAGTAA
- a CDS encoding HAD family hydrolase, producing the protein MSETFWSKEASSFLRGILDRAEPLRVIFDFDNTLVRNDFGEAVMNELLRQGLPWISDIRPFFAEPATADRLEKLRKSDPSSFQKEAWAAYDTIHETKGLEVAYRWSTWIFSGRSNLELRKTARAIWEQNRSSETDLAVKPYKALFELILELRRINADIWIVTASPEGVIREVSGHWSIPENRVLGVELAEENGILSHRVVEPFTYGTGKVRKIMEATNGEGYDISFGDTENDFALLENSKLRGIFLDRGKGKIPPAGSLIQPIGDWSVL; encoded by the coding sequence TTGTCCGAAACGTTTTGGTCCAAAGAAGCAAGTTCCTTTTTGCGCGGAATTCTAGATCGCGCGGAACCTCTCCGTGTTATATTCGATTTCGATAATACGTTAGTACGGAACGATTTTGGAGAAGCCGTCATGAACGAGCTTCTTCGGCAAGGTCTTCCTTGGATCTCCGATATACGTCCTTTTTTTGCGGAACCTGCGACAGCGGATCGCCTGGAAAAACTACGCAAATCCGATCCTTCGTCTTTTCAGAAAGAAGCCTGGGCGGCCTATGATACTATTCATGAAACGAAAGGGTTGGAAGTCGCTTACCGATGGTCGACCTGGATTTTTTCGGGTCGCTCGAATCTGGAATTGAGAAAAACCGCCCGAGCAATCTGGGAGCAAAACCGAAGTTCCGAAACCGACCTGGCGGTAAAACCGTACAAGGCTCTCTTTGAACTGATTCTTGAATTACGACGCATAAATGCGGATATTTGGATCGTGACGGCTTCGCCCGAAGGAGTCATCCGGGAAGTTTCCGGTCATTGGAGTATCCCGGAAAATCGGGTTTTGGGTGTGGAACTTGCGGAGGAAAACGGGATTCTTTCGCATCGCGTCGTGGAACCGTTCACGTACGGAACCGGAAAGGTCCGGAAAATCATGGAAGCTACGAACGGGGAAGGATACGATATATCCTTCGGCGATACCGAAAACGATTTTGCATTACTGGAAAATTCCAAATTACGGGGGATTTTTCTGGATCGGGGAAAAGGGAAAATACCTCCTGCGGGGTCATTAATCCAGCCGATCGGAGATTGGTCCGTACTATGA
- a CDS encoding RluA family pseudouridine synthase, which yields MTFREKSNSSRSVTSEQPSQALKICYRGSFLLIAEKPAGLPVHATLDPHRKNFADLVQAQEKLPYLRLVNRLDLDTTGLVLFCTDPEKNKEADEILSQAEKKYLCIVNRIPPEKSFREECFLKDGKGRVTAVRSGGKKAITDFKILSTNTASNISILEAALVTGRRHQIRFQIAAAGFPILGDTVYTPSDFRIKKTVPIPNRSLLHSYLLKFKTEEGIFARAISPLPDDFQKYLSFFPGISLPN from the coding sequence ATGACGTTCCGGGAAAAATCAAATTCTTCGCGATCGGTAACTTCCGAACAGCCTTCGCAAGCTCTGAAAATTTGCTACCGAGGAAGTTTTTTACTCATAGCTGAGAAGCCTGCCGGCCTTCCCGTTCACGCGACCTTGGATCCGCATCGAAAAAACTTCGCCGATCTAGTCCAAGCCCAGGAAAAACTTCCGTATCTTAGACTTGTGAATCGATTGGATTTGGATACGACCGGCTTAGTCTTATTTTGTACCGATCCGGAAAAAAATAAGGAAGCGGATGAGATCCTTTCCCAGGCGGAAAAAAAATATCTGTGCATTGTTAATCGAATTCCTCCGGAGAAATCGTTTCGAGAAGAATGTTTCTTGAAGGACGGCAAAGGTCGTGTAACAGCCGTTCGATCCGGCGGAAAGAAAGCGATCACCGATTTTAAGATTTTATCGACTAACACAGCTTCAAATATCTCCATTCTTGAAGCCGCCTTGGTAACGGGACGAAGACACCAAATTCGGTTCCAAATCGCGGCTGCAGGATTTCCAATTTTAGGCGATACCGTTTATACTCCGAGCGATTTCAGGATAAAAAAAACGGTTCCGATTCCAAACCGTTCTTTACTTCATTCTTATCTTCTAAAATTCAAAACGGAGGAAGGAATTTTTGCCAGGGCTATTTCGCCGCTTCCGGATGATTTTCAAAAATACCTTTCCTTTTTTCCTGGAATTTCCCTCCCTAATTGA
- a CDS encoding helix-turn-helix domain-containing protein: protein MNQADAEELDGKDLVSSEHITEVVKENLKLIRHTKGLSLDKLASRCGVSRAMLSQIEQGKSVPTIAVLWKIANGLNVPFSELLKEKGTDGVLVLKAENTKILYSSSKVFSSRALFPFLGGRRTEFYELVLKPGGIEVAEPHQAGTTENLVVVSGKLRLRVADKVVELDTKDSVFFRADVPHEYINPTDNETLMYLVMDYRDEVS, encoded by the coding sequence ATGAACCAGGCCGATGCGGAAGAATTAGACGGAAAAGATCTCGTCTCCAGCGAACATATTACGGAAGTCGTAAAAGAAAACCTTAAATTAATCCGCCATACTAAAGGTCTCTCGCTCGATAAATTGGCTTCTCGCTGCGGGGTGAGTCGGGCAATGCTGTCTCAAATCGAGCAGGGTAAGAGCGTTCCTACGATCGCCGTTCTTTGGAAAATCGCCAACGGTTTGAATGTGCCGTTTAGCGAACTGTTAAAAGAAAAAGGAACGGACGGAGTTCTCGTTTTAAAAGCCGAAAATACCAAGATTTTATATTCCAGTTCTAAAGTTTTCTCTAGCCGGGCTTTGTTTCCTTTCTTAGGAGGAAGAAGAACCGAATTTTACGAATTGGTTTTGAAGCCCGGAGGAATCGAAGTTGCGGAACCTCACCAAGCGGGAACCACCGAGAATTTGGTGGTAGTATCCGGAAAATTAAGACTCCGGGTGGCGGACAAGGTAGTGGAGCTCGATACGAAAGATTCGGTGTTTTTTAGAGCAGACGTTCCTCATGAATACATCAATCCGACGGATAACGAAACTTTGATGTATCTGGTCATGGATTATAGGGACGAGGTTTCCTGA
- a CDS encoding sodium:proton antiporter — protein sequence MRNKILNSILIFTLLLPLAIGAENSTLGKSGENLAQTESTPTAPESPVEHHDSNPTSHHEGLGGDLPFWSVIPFILILLSIALLPLISHSTAHWWENNNNKLLLALALGGVSFGVLLAYNCGGKIYHTMVFDYIPFIILLASLFYISGGIVLKGDIEATPINNTIFLIVGTFLSSFIGTTGASMLMIRPILKTNSERKHVVHTVIFFIFLVSNIGGSLTPLGDPPLFLGYLQGVPFTWTFGLFPEMLIASIILLVIYFIWDTIMHGKETKKDIQRDIANKEPIGLEGQVNLIWLLGVVLSVAYINDHYIPAIKENHYLGFFREAVLILLILASKFTSDPKLRERNKFTLQPIQEVAYLFIGIFLTMIPALLLLEHHGKELGVTKPWHFFWVTGLFSGVLDNAPTYLTFVSLAKGLLGFSDMHQILSDPFGESLLKAISVGAVFMGALTYIGNAPNFMVKSVAEENNIKMPSFGGYVLYSLALLIPTFILLTFIFFI from the coding sequence ATGAGAAACAAAATCCTTAATTCCATCTTAATCTTTACTCTGCTGCTACCTTTGGCTATCGGAGCCGAGAACTCTACACTTGGGAAGTCCGGCGAAAATTTGGCTCAAACGGAATCGACTCCGACTGCACCGGAATCTCCTGTAGAGCATCACGACTCGAATCCGACATCACACCACGAAGGCTTAGGAGGCGACTTACCGTTTTGGTCGGTCATCCCTTTTATCTTGATCCTTTTAAGCATCGCGCTCTTACCGTTGATCTCGCATTCCACGGCACATTGGTGGGAAAATAATAATAATAAGCTACTACTTGCCCTGGCATTGGGAGGAGTCTCGTTCGGAGTCCTTTTGGCTTATAATTGCGGCGGAAAAATATATCATACGATGGTATTCGATTACATCCCGTTTATCATTTTACTCGCATCGCTTTTTTACATCTCGGGAGGAATCGTTTTAAAGGGAGACATCGAAGCCACTCCGATCAACAATACCATCTTTCTAATCGTAGGAACCTTTCTGTCCTCATTTATCGGAACGACAGGAGCATCCATGTTGATGATCCGTCCGATCTTAAAGACAAATTCGGAAAGAAAGCATGTCGTTCATACCGTGATTTTCTTCATTTTCCTCGTTTCGAATATCGGAGGATCGCTTACTCCGCTAGGAGATCCGCCTTTATTTTTGGGATACCTGCAAGGAGTTCCCTTTACCTGGACCTTCGGCTTATTTCCGGAAATGCTCATCGCCTCGATCATTTTGCTCGTGATCTACTTTATCTGGGACACGATAATGCACGGAAAGGAAACCAAGAAAGATATCCAACGCGATATCGCCAACAAGGAGCCGATCGGCTTGGAAGGTCAAGTTAACTTGATTTGGCTTTTAGGCGTCGTTTTATCCGTCGCTTACATTAATGACCATTACATACCGGCAATCAAGGAAAATCATTATCTAGGATTCTTTCGAGAAGCAGTACTAATTTTACTCATTCTTGCTTCCAAATTCACGTCCGATCCGAAATTACGGGAAAGAAATAAATTCACTCTACAACCGATTCAAGAAGTCGCATATCTATTCATCGGAATCTTTCTTACCATGATTCCGGCGCTCCTCCTACTGGAGCATCATGGAAAAGAGTTAGGCGTAACGAAGCCTTGGCATTTCTTTTGGGTAACCGGATTGTTTTCGGGCGTTCTGGATAACGCCCCCACTTACCTGACTTTCGTTTCGTTAGCCAAGGGTTTATTAGGATTTTCAGATATGCATCAAATCCTATCCGACCCGTTTGGAGAATCTTTATTAAAGGCCATCTCTGTCGGAGCCGTATTTATGGGGGCCTTAACCTACATCGGTAACGCTCCGAATTTTATGGTTAAATCCGTAGCGGAGGAAAACAATATCAAGATGCCTAGCTTCGGGGGATATGTCCTTTATTCCTTGGCATTGCTGATCCCGACCTTCATTCTATTAACGTTCATCTTTTTTATTTGA
- the perRB gene encoding peroxide-responsive transcriptional repressor PerRB, translating into MNHFGKKNNYCLTTDEIEMRLKSVSIQPTMQRISICQYVLCEADHPTAEEVKEWVDSRSFKMSLATVYNTLNVLVSAGLLREFKFSCLGKSVYDSNIDDHYHFFDETTGKFHDVDASLLSLESHLPTEFKVNKVDILFSGTMDSGKSDAISID; encoded by the coding sequence ATGAATCATTTCGGTAAGAAGAATAACTACTGCCTCACTACGGATGAGATCGAAATGCGGCTTAAGTCCGTTTCCATTCAGCCTACGATGCAACGAATTTCAATTTGTCAGTATGTTCTTTGCGAGGCGGATCATCCCACGGCGGAGGAAGTTAAGGAATGGGTGGATAGCCGATCATTTAAGATGAGTTTGGCTACCGTCTATAATACCTTGAACGTGCTCGTCTCCGCCGGTCTTCTCCGTGAATTTAAATTTTCCTGTCTTGGAAAATCAGTCTATGATAGTAATATCGACGACCACTACCATTTTTTCGACGAGACCACGGGTAAATTTCACGACGTAGACGCATCGTTGCTCAGCCTCGAATCTCATTTGCCGACCGAATTCAAAGTGAATAAAGTGGATATTCTTTTTTCGGGTACGATGGATTCCGGTAAGAGCGACGCAATTTCTATAGATTAA